One genomic region from Desulfomonilaceae bacterium encodes:
- a CDS encoding thioredoxin domain-containing protein gives MSDITDSSYNQEISGRDEPEKKTPNRLINEKSPYLLQHAYNPVEWLPWGPEAFNKAETEDKPIFLSIGYSTCHWCHVMEKESFEDQEVAEIMNRVFVPIKVDREERPDIDHIYMTVCQMITGGGGWPLNIVMTSDKKPFFAGTYFPKYSQHGRMGLLDLAARIEQLWRDKRSELYESTDKIISALRNSSGDSHGQELDLRVLEKAFEQFSERFDSQHGGFGAAPKFPTPHNLLFLLRYWKRSGNEMALQMATKTLDKMRLGGIFDHVGFGFHRYSTNSQWLTPHFEKMLYDQAMLALTYTEAYQATQKKDYRKTVEEIFEYVLRDLTSPEGGFYSAEDADSEDEEGKFYLWTSDHIHEALPDNEANFVEKVFSVFRLGNFKDEATETLTGANILHLKQPLDVLSEQLDLAPEEAQRIWDSARARLFEFREKRIRPHKDDKILTDWNGLMISALSRASRVLGNQNYVNAAKRSAHFILNNLRDSKGRLLRRYRMGESGLSAHIDDYSFFIGGLLELYEATFETKYLKAAIELNSDFVKRFWDKRSGGFFFTAVDGEELLARQKEIYDGATPSGNSVAAMNLLKLSRLTGAPELESMVSSMSLAFAGVVEKFPSAYTQFLLFADFLMGPAFEIVLVVGHAEKDAGPILDKLDSVYLPNKVVILKNDDDRSLELVSLAPYLKDYRVKNNEPTIYVCANFTCKEPTNDPQRMFDLLNTNKL, from the coding sequence ATGTCCGACATAACAGATTCATCCTATAACCAAGAGATTTCAGGCCGCGACGAGCCTGAGAAGAAGACTCCTAACCGGCTGATCAACGAAAAGAGCCCTTATCTTTTGCAGCACGCCTATAACCCTGTCGAGTGGCTTCCCTGGGGACCTGAGGCCTTTAATAAGGCTGAAACGGAAGACAAACCAATATTCCTGTCTATAGGGTACTCCACGTGTCACTGGTGTCACGTTATGGAAAAAGAATCCTTCGAAGATCAGGAAGTAGCTGAGATCATGAATAGAGTCTTCGTGCCCATCAAAGTGGATAGAGAGGAACGACCCGATATTGATCACATCTACATGACGGTGTGTCAGATGATTACAGGCGGAGGTGGGTGGCCTCTAAATATTGTCATGACATCCGACAAGAAACCATTCTTCGCTGGGACGTATTTCCCAAAATATTCACAGCACGGGCGCATGGGGCTCTTGGATCTGGCAGCCAGAATTGAACAGCTATGGCGCGATAAACGATCAGAACTCTACGAATCTACAGATAAAATAATATCGGCGTTACGCAATTCCTCAGGGGACTCTCATGGGCAGGAGTTAGACTTGAGGGTATTGGAAAAGGCTTTTGAACAGTTTTCGGAGAGATTCGATTCACAACATGGGGGCTTTGGCGCAGCCCCAAAATTCCCGACACCGCACAATCTACTCTTCCTGTTACGATATTGGAAAAGATCGGGAAACGAGATGGCGTTGCAGATGGCTACAAAAACATTGGATAAAATGCGTTTGGGAGGAATTTTTGATCACGTAGGATTTGGTTTCCATCGCTATTCAACTAACTCCCAGTGGTTGACGCCTCATTTCGAAAAGATGCTCTACGATCAGGCCATGCTTGCGCTCACCTATACAGAAGCGTATCAGGCGACCCAAAAAAAGGATTACAGGAAAACGGTTGAGGAGATCTTCGAATATGTTTTGAGGGATTTGACTTCTCCCGAAGGTGGTTTCTATTCAGCCGAAGACGCTGACAGCGAGGACGAGGAAGGTAAGTTCTACCTTTGGACCTCAGACCATATCCACGAGGCGCTGCCTGATAATGAGGCTAATTTTGTAGAAAAAGTTTTCAGCGTCTTCAGACTCGGCAATTTCAAGGACGAAGCCACTGAAACTCTTACAGGAGCCAACATTCTTCATCTCAAGCAACCACTCGACGTTTTGTCGGAGCAACTTGATTTGGCGCCCGAGGAAGCTCAACGAATATGGGACTCGGCAAGGGCGAGACTCTTTGAATTCAGGGAGAAGCGCATAAGACCTCACAAAGATGATAAAATCCTGACTGACTGGAATGGACTTATGATCTCCGCTTTGTCCAGGGCCTCAAGAGTTTTGGGCAATCAAAACTATGTCAACGCGGCGAAACGTTCGGCTCATTTCATTCTCAACAATTTGCGCGACTCCAAGGGGAGGCTATTGCGCCGTTATCGCATGGGCGAATCCGGATTATCCGCACATATTGATGACTACTCCTTTTTTATTGGGGGACTCCTCGAATTGTATGAGGCGACATTTGAGACCAAATATCTTAAGGCCGCTATTGAGTTGAATTCTGATTTTGTTAAAAGGTTCTGGGACAAACGTTCTGGAGGATTCTTTTTCACCGCTGTCGATGGCGAGGAACTCCTGGCCAGACAGAAAGAGATTTACGACGGGGCCACTCCATCAGGCAATTCAGTGGCCGCAATGAACCTGTTAAAGCTTTCCCGATTAACAGGAGCGCCTGAACTTGAATCGATGGTGTCTTCGATGAGTCTCGCTTTCGCAGGCGTAGTGGAAAAGTTTCCATCGGCGTATACTCAGTTCCTGCTCTTCGCTGATTTCCTTATGGGCCCGGCCTTTGAGATTGTCCTTGTAGTTGGACATGCAGAAAAAGACGCCGGCCCAATTCTGGATAAGCTGGATAGCGTTTACCTGCCCAATAAAGTGGTAATCCTCAAGAATGATGATGACAGATCTTTGGAACTAGTTTCCCTTGCGCCATATTTGAAAGATTATCGCGTTAAGAACAATGAACCAACAATTTACGTATGCGCCAATTTCACGTGCAAGGAACCTACAAATGATCCCCAAAGGATGTTTGATCTGCTTAACACAAATAAATTGTGA
- the tkt gene encoding transketolase encodes MNVSGDSIDQLCINTIRALSVDMVQQANSGHPGLPLGTASMAYVLWTRFLKFNPLNPAWPNRDRFILSAGHGSALQYSLLHLTGYDLSLEEIRRFRQWKSKTPGHPEYGVTPGVEATTGPLGQGFAMGVGMAISERFLGSQFNRSGFPVVDHYIYSIVSDGDLMEGISSEAASLAGHLKLGKLIYLYDDNKISIEGSTDLTFTENVGARFQAYGWHVSRVSDGNDLQAIQEAIEEAQRETERPSILLVRTHIGFGSPKQDSSSAHGEPLGEEALKATKENLGWPVDKRFFVPQEVQSHFASLLECGKESENKWNLFMQEYSTAFPEESETFFRQIRGELPENWDSEIPVFKPEDKPEATRVSSGKVLNAIAKKVPNIMGGSADLAPSTKTMISGAGAQAPDNSAGRNIHFGVREFAMAAIVNGMALHGGVIPYGATFFVFSDFMRPAIRLAAIMEVHTIFVFTHDSVAVGEDGPTHQPIEHLMSLRAMPNLSIIRPADANETAEAWRVAMTSRGPVALILTRQSLPILDREIFASASLLDKGAYILSDCKEKPSLILIASGSEVNLALKAQNILMTQRGVPTRVVSMPSWDMFQKQPREYIEKVLPPEVELRLAIEAGCSLGWERWVGSRGKVISIDGFGASAPGSEVLANYGFTPDNVVARALELLGK; translated from the coding sequence ATGAACGTTTCAGGGGATTCTATCGACCAATTATGCATCAACACAATTAGAGCATTGTCTGTAGACATGGTTCAGCAGGCCAATTCGGGTCATCCTGGATTGCCACTCGGAACAGCCTCCATGGCTTATGTGCTGTGGACCCGTTTTCTGAAATTCAATCCGCTGAACCCGGCATGGCCAAACAGGGATCGTTTCATACTTTCCGCTGGTCACGGATCGGCTCTACAGTATTCTTTGCTCCATTTGACAGGCTATGATCTTTCTTTAGAAGAAATCAGGCGTTTTCGCCAATGGAAAAGCAAGACACCCGGCCACCCGGAATATGGAGTTACACCGGGTGTGGAAGCGACTACGGGGCCTCTCGGGCAGGGATTTGCCATGGGAGTCGGAATGGCTATATCGGAACGATTCCTGGGGTCGCAATTTAATCGATCAGGGTTTCCCGTTGTTGATCATTACATCTATTCTATCGTTTCTGACGGAGACCTGATGGAAGGGATATCCTCGGAGGCCGCATCACTGGCCGGCCATCTAAAGTTAGGAAAGCTAATTTATTTGTACGACGACAACAAGATTTCAATTGAGGGCAGCACAGACCTTACGTTCACGGAAAACGTCGGGGCCAGATTCCAGGCTTATGGCTGGCATGTTTCACGAGTTTCGGATGGAAATGATTTGCAAGCCATTCAAGAGGCCATTGAGGAGGCTCAGAGAGAAACAGAAAGACCTTCAATCTTGTTGGTTAGAACTCATATAGGCTTTGGAAGCCCCAAGCAGGACAGCTCTTCCGCTCATGGGGAACCGTTGGGGGAAGAAGCTCTCAAAGCGACGAAGGAAAACCTGGGATGGCCAGTGGATAAACGTTTTTTTGTTCCGCAGGAAGTTCAAAGCCATTTCGCTTCCCTATTGGAATGTGGGAAGGAAAGTGAGAACAAATGGAACCTTTTTATGCAGGAATATTCCACGGCTTTTCCAGAGGAATCGGAGACGTTTTTCAGACAAATTAGAGGAGAATTGCCCGAAAACTGGGATTCTGAAATCCCTGTTTTTAAACCTGAAGACAAGCCTGAAGCCACCAGAGTATCTTCCGGTAAGGTCCTGAACGCTATTGCCAAGAAGGTCCCTAATATCATGGGCGGTTCTGCGGATCTGGCTCCATCGACCAAGACCATGATTTCAGGCGCCGGAGCCCAGGCGCCGGACAATTCTGCCGGTAGAAATATTCATTTCGGAGTTCGCGAGTTTGCCATGGCCGCAATTGTTAACGGCATGGCTCTTCATGGAGGCGTCATACCTTATGGGGCGACCTTTTTTGTCTTTAGTGATTTCATGAGACCAGCTATCAGATTGGCGGCTATTATGGAAGTTCATACAATATTTGTTTTCACTCATGACAGTGTGGCGGTCGGAGAAGATGGGCCAACTCATCAGCCGATCGAACATCTGATGTCACTCAGGGCCATGCCCAACCTGTCAATCATAAGACCAGCGGACGCCAACGAAACCGCTGAAGCCTGGCGAGTGGCAATGACATCACGAGGTCCAGTGGCCCTTATCCTGACGAGACAGAGTCTGCCAATTCTTGACCGGGAAATTTTCGCAAGCGCTTCCCTTTTGGACAAGGGCGCTTACATCCTGTCGGACTGCAAAGAAAAACCAAGCTTAATCCTTATAGCTTCGGGGTCAGAGGTCAATCTAGCTCTGAAAGCCCAAAATATTCTGATGACACAACGCGGCGTGCCAACAAGAGTCGTGTCGATGCCCAGTTGGGATATGTTTCAAAAACAGCCCAGGGAATACATAGAAAAAGTGTTGCCACCTGAAGTGGAACTGAGGCTTGCTATTGAAGCCGGTTGTTCACTGGGATGGGAGAGATGGGTCGGTTCCAGAGGTAAAGTGATTTCAATTGACGGATTTGGAGCTTCGGCTCCAGGCTCAGAGGTCTTAGCCAACTACGGATTTACACCGGACAACGTAGTAGCCAGGGCGCTGGAACTCTTGGGCAAGTAA
- a CDS encoding tetratricopeptide repeat protein: MKNRILFAFGSFAVLMAFYASPSWSEDFVDTFKAGLQSEDSGSLDQALTYYSDAIKMAPQSARSWAKRGETYLKKGDPKAAIKDLIQATKLDPAYAPAFARLGFAYNAISDYARAVEALNVAIRLEPSSSEALNTRGFSFNGLNDYDQAIQDFNSAIALNSNDPRYYNNRGFAFNGKNEYKKAIQDFDKAIKLDATNAMVYNNRGVAYMRIKDFDRALQDFDKAIEINSNFASAYHNRGMALSGKGRDDKAIEEFSKVIEMNPNSPVLYKDRGTAYSKLGEYGLAKKDFEKSIEFDKKFAPGYSALGLLLATANDSSVRNPALAKRFAEKAVSMGDSTAPELTRNLAEVHKALHEDAAAILTLKKAISMDPSNKEFAKLLQEWEKAAPTRVSTQPEPTRSKAFYNLW; the protein is encoded by the coding sequence GTGAAAAACAGGATTTTATTCGCATTCGGATCGTTTGCAGTATTGATGGCATTTTACGCGAGTCCAAGTTGGTCGGAAGATTTTGTAGATACTTTTAAAGCCGGTCTACAGTCTGAAGACTCAGGCTCTCTGGATCAGGCCCTTACCTATTATTCCGACGCTATAAAGATGGCCCCCCAATCCGCGCGCTCCTGGGCCAAGAGAGGTGAGACTTACCTTAAAAAAGGGGACCCTAAAGCGGCCATAAAAGACCTTATCCAGGCGACTAAGCTCGATCCGGCTTACGCTCCCGCTTTTGCAAGGTTAGGCTTCGCCTATAACGCTATAAGCGACTACGCCAGGGCCGTCGAAGCGCTAAATGTGGCTATCAGGCTTGAGCCATCGTCATCCGAGGCTTTGAATACCAGAGGTTTCTCCTTCAATGGTCTTAATGACTATGATCAGGCGATTCAGGACTTCAACAGCGCGATAGCTTTGAATTCCAATGATCCAAGGTACTACAACAACAGGGGTTTTGCGTTTAATGGCAAGAACGAATACAAAAAGGCGATTCAAGATTTTGACAAGGCTATAAAACTGGATGCTACCAATGCCATGGTTTATAACAATCGAGGCGTCGCATACATGAGAATAAAGGATTTTGACCGCGCTCTCCAGGACTTCGACAAAGCCATTGAGATAAATTCAAATTTCGCTTCCGCATATCACAATCGAGGTATGGCGCTGAGTGGTAAGGGACGTGACGACAAGGCCATAGAGGAATTCAGCAAAGTTATTGAAATGAACCCCAATTCGCCTGTTCTCTACAAGGATCGCGGAACAGCGTATTCGAAACTTGGAGAATATGGACTGGCAAAGAAAGATTTTGAAAAATCTATAGAATTCGACAAGAAGTTCGCTCCAGGCTATTCCGCTTTGGGCTTGCTGCTGGCGACAGCGAATGATTCTTCCGTCAGGAATCCTGCGCTTGCAAAGCGATTCGCCGAAAAGGCCGTATCAATGGGAGATTCTACCGCTCCGGAGTTGACTCGCAATCTTGCTGAAGTGCACAAGGCGCTGCATGAGGACGCCGCTGCAATTCTAACTTTGAAGAAAGCCATATCAATGGACCCTTCAAATAAAGAATTTGCGAAACTATTGCAGGAATGGGAAAAGGCCGCTCCTACGAGAGTTTCCACCCAACCTGAACCGACTCGGTCTAAAGCGTTTTACAACTTGTGGTGA